In a single window of the Papaver somniferum cultivar HN1 chromosome 8, ASM357369v1, whole genome shotgun sequence genome:
- the LOC113305757 gene encoding uncharacterized protein LOC113305757 encodes MPGFTNSVLANRLKKVMHKLVSEFQGTFIKGKQILDGALIAGECVDSRLNSKKPGILCKVDMEKILSKLVDDAVLRKKITGFQVEDEETVISHLQFADDTLLFVDANVEDVRRLLIILTSFELLKIMKLKLEKSSMISVGADEFIGDLALELGCKVEKLPFKYLGLPIGATTRCTSVWEEVIKRMEVKLVTWKKRFLSKAGSVEKKLNKLMRNFLWDSTEERIRMFWVSWLKICKPKHLGGLGIQNLRCTSKALKAKWVWRYVNEKRDLWRRIVQQKMKNGVELVFFGPLKNRYPTIFKALSNKNASLLDMIENGRLKCQTRRRLYQNEQFEWDMLCNDLGHVHGLNEEEYVVEVMEDFSVKKCYELLVQDDTRWDFNRFLWKQGIPPKVSFMLWATFHDSLPTLSMLKHKGLDIENTLCLFCKRDEECAYHFFVGCSLTHEVWCHFIKAFKLSWVAPISVKNLFLAWNLNNLHDRCKRIWWKVIYAVCWQLWTERNRRNNGGRVMTVEEVLMLVKQNIVLGCS; translated from the exons atgccgGGGTTCACTAATtcag TGTTGGCTAATAGATTGAAGAAGGTGATGCATAAATTAGTTTCTGAATTTCAGGGTACATTTATAAAAGGTAAACAGATTCTTGATGGTGCTCTTATTGCTGGTGAATGTGTGGATAGTAGGCTGAATTCTAAGAAACCTGGTATTCTGTGCAAAGTTGATATGGAGAAG ATTCTTTCAAAGTTGGTAGATGATGCTGTGTTGAGAAAGAAAATTACAGGTTTTCaggtggaagatgaagaaactgttattTCTCATTTGCAGTTTGCAGATGATACATTACTCTTTGTTGATGCTAATGTGGAGGATGTTAGAAGATTGTTGATTATTCTTACTTCTTTTGAGTTATTGAAAATTATGAAACTGAAGTTGGAGAAGAGTTCCATGATAAGTGTAGGTGCTGATGAATTTATTGGTGATCTAGCTTTGGAGTTGGGTTGTAAGGTGGAGAAATTACCATTTAAATACTTAGGATTACCTATTGGTGCTACAACAAGATGCACAAGTGTTTGGGAGGAGGTTATCAAAAGAATGGAAGTAAAGTTGGTTACATGGAAGAAAAGATTTCTTTCAAAAGCTGGAAG TGTAGAGAAGAAGCTTAACAAGTTGATGAGGAATTTCTTGTGGGATTCTACTGAAGAGAGAATAAGAATGTTTTGGGTATCATGGCTTAAGATTTGTAAACCAAAACATTTAGGTGGTTTGGGCATTCAGAACTTAAGATGTACAAGCAAAGCTTTAAAAGCTAAATGGGTTTGGAGATATGTAAATGAGAAGAGAGATTTATGGAGAAGAATAGTTCaacagaagatgaagaatggtgtTGAA TTGGTCTTCTTTGGCCCACTGAAGAACAGATATCCAACTATTTTTAAGGCACTCAGCAATAAGAATGCTTCTCTTTTGGATATGATTGAGAATGGGAGGTTGAAATGTCAGACTAGAAGAAGATTATACCAGAATGAACAATTTGAATGGGATATGTTGTGTAATGATCTTGGTCATGTTCATGGAttgaatgaagaagaatatgtggTGGAGGTCATGGAAGATTTTTCAGTTAAGAAGTGCTATGAGTTATTAGTTCAAGATGATACTAGATGGGACTTTAACAGGtttttatggaaacaaggtatACCACCTAAGGTAAGTTTCATGCTCTGGGCTACATTTCATGATTCTCTACCTACTCTTTCAATGCTCAAGCACAAAGGGCTGGATATTGAAAACACCTTGTGTCTTTTCTGTAAGAGGGACGAGGAATGTGCATACCATTTTTTTGTTGGATGCTCTTTAACCCATGAAGTTTGGTGTCATTTCATTAAGGCATTTAAACTATCCTGGGTTGCTCCTATTTCAGTGAAGAATTTATTTCTAGCTTGGAATTTGAACAACCTCCATGACAGATGTAAAAGGATATGGTGGAAGGTGATTTATGCAGTGTGTTGGCAACTGTGGACTGAGAGAAACAGAAGAAATAATGGAGGCAGAGTTATGACAGTGGAGGAGGTCTTAATGTTGGTTAAGCAGAATATTGTGCTTGGGTGTTCTTAG